Proteins from a single region of Haloterrigena alkaliphila:
- a CDS encoding sterol carrier protein, which produces MTEWFPSREWLESYRATLDEDETYAAESEGWGVDFDGDFLFVLTRLPIEEMTIGDLPDELTANLFDRIDALGPDEFDRLRETATPAFEERLASADGEDDRERFREALAGVTLADVPEVTWPALEEHIRGDLDSLLDQLETYVVDDTRVHAYVELEDGDCLGAELVEDPSACDPGFELEAPYETWTELLEGADVIESVMSNEMDLEGDVTRVLHYGDAAAAMGDVAGETDARYLF; this is translated from the coding sequence ATGACGGAGTGGTTTCCCTCACGAGAGTGGCTCGAGAGTTACCGCGCGACCCTCGACGAAGACGAGACGTACGCCGCCGAGAGCGAGGGCTGGGGCGTCGACTTCGACGGCGACTTCCTGTTCGTCCTGACGCGACTACCCATCGAGGAGATGACCATCGGTGACCTCCCCGACGAGTTGACCGCCAACCTGTTCGACCGCATCGACGCGCTCGGACCCGACGAGTTCGACCGCCTGCGGGAGACGGCGACGCCCGCCTTCGAGGAGCGACTCGCGTCGGCCGACGGCGAGGACGACCGAGAACGGTTCCGGGAGGCGCTCGCGGGCGTTACCCTCGCCGACGTCCCGGAGGTCACCTGGCCGGCGCTCGAGGAACACATCCGAGGGGACCTCGACTCGCTGCTCGACCAGCTGGAGACGTACGTCGTCGACGACACCCGGGTTCACGCCTACGTCGAACTGGAGGACGGCGACTGTCTGGGTGCCGAACTCGTCGAAGACCCGTCGGCGTGCGACCCCGGGTTCGAACTCGAGGCCCCCTACGAGACGTGGACGGAGCTGCTCGAGGGCGCGGACGTCATCGAATCGGTGATGTCCAACGAGATGGACCTCGAGGGAGACGTGACGCGCGTGTTGCACTACGGCGACGCCGCGGCGGCGATGGGCGACGTCGCCGGCGAGACCGACGCGCGATACCTATTCTGA
- a CDS encoding DUF4442 domain-containing protein produces the protein MLASLRARLYRIGFNLFPAYRGTGGRVTYIAPDWQEVRVKLPHSWRTRNYVGVTFGGSIYGAVDPFYMMMLLKSLGDGYVVWDKEAEVRFKKPAKETLYARFRLTDEELEAIRAELATEGTDSIDRHYTVDLVDAEGIVHATVRKTVYVSTDESKTA, from the coding sequence ATGCTCGCGTCCCTGAGGGCTCGCCTCTATCGGATCGGCTTCAACCTGTTTCCGGCCTACCGCGGCACCGGCGGGCGGGTGACGTACATCGCTCCGGACTGGCAGGAAGTTCGCGTAAAGCTACCCCACTCGTGGCGGACGCGCAACTACGTCGGCGTGACCTTCGGCGGCAGCATCTACGGGGCCGTCGACCCCTTCTACATGATGATGCTCCTGAAGTCCCTCGGCGACGGCTACGTCGTCTGGGACAAGGAAGCCGAGGTTCGGTTCAAGAAGCCCGCGAAGGAGACGCTGTACGCCCGGTTCAGGCTGACCGACGAGGAACTCGAGGCGATCCGCGCCGAACTCGCGACCGAGGGGACGGACTCGATCGACCGCCACTACACCGTCGACCTCGTCGACGCGGAGGGGATCGTCCACGCGACGGTCCGGAAAACGGTCTACGTCTCGACCGACGAGTCGAAGACGGCCTGA
- a CDS encoding ABC transporter ATP-binding protein, whose product MAAIELEGLTKDYGAVLANDGVTFSVERGEIFGYLGPNGAGKTTTIRTLLGFLSPTSGSARLLGRDVTAEDELVEAKRRLGYLPDNPAFDEHATGREILELHASIKGDERSDDLLELFAPPLDRPVRDYSHGNVRKLGLVTTFMHEPELVILDEPTSGLDPLMQHRFAEFLRAERDRGVTVFFSSHILSEVRRLCDRVGIIRDGRLVTVEPVESLLDRSGKVVRLRAADPIPREAFDIDGVHDLKGSLDRSADRVRGPDDDESAAESAERAVTECTFTFTGDVNALLEHLRDHRLLDLSIDEAPLEDVFMRFYGEDGDAAAGERRARPTEVADDV is encoded by the coding sequence ATGGCAGCGATCGAACTCGAGGGGCTCACGAAGGACTACGGGGCGGTCCTCGCCAACGACGGCGTGACGTTTTCCGTCGAGCGCGGCGAGATCTTCGGCTACCTCGGACCCAACGGCGCCGGGAAGACGACGACGATCCGGACGCTGCTCGGCTTCCTCTCGCCGACGAGCGGGTCGGCCCGCCTGCTCGGCCGCGACGTCACCGCCGAGGACGAACTCGTCGAGGCCAAGCGCCGCCTCGGCTACCTCCCCGACAACCCGGCGTTCGACGAGCACGCGACCGGCAGGGAGATCCTCGAGCTACACGCCTCGATCAAGGGCGACGAGCGCAGCGACGACCTGCTCGAGCTGTTCGCCCCGCCGCTCGACCGGCCGGTGCGGGACTACTCCCACGGCAACGTCCGGAAACTCGGGCTCGTGACGACGTTCATGCACGAGCCGGAGCTGGTGATCTTAGACGAGCCGACGAGCGGGCTCGATCCGCTGATGCAACACCGGTTCGCCGAGTTTCTCCGGGCCGAACGCGACCGGGGCGTGACCGTGTTCTTCTCCTCGCACATCCTGAGCGAGGTCCGGCGGCTCTGCGACCGGGTCGGGATCATCCGCGACGGCCGACTCGTGACGGTCGAACCCGTCGAATCGCTGCTCGACCGCAGCGGGAAGGTGGTGCGGCTCCGCGCCGCGGACCCGATTCCCCGCGAGGCGTTCGATATCGACGGCGTCCACGACCTCAAGGGGAGTCTGGACCGCTCTGCGGATCGCGTTCGCGGTCCGGATGACGACGAATCGGCAGCCGAGAGCGCCGAGCGGGCCGTCACCGAGTGCACCTTCACGTTCACCGGCGACGTCAACGCGCTCCTCGAGCACCTGCGGGACCACCGGCTGCTCGACCTGTCGATCGATGAGGCGCCGCTCGAGGACGTCTTCATGCGGTTTTACGGCGAGGATGGGGATGCCGCGGCGGGCGAACGGCGAGCGCGCCCGACGGAGGTGGCCGACGATGTTTGA
- a CDS encoding SCP2 sterol-binding domain-containing protein — MSTQQLRPIEQYFPTEPWLQEYRDAINDDDDYAENCAGWGVDFDGRFVFQIEDVPLESHTVADLPQEIVEATDDRLSALSEDEIETVLETAPDEIRESIESRDGSLEERVAEEIKSTTMAEIPDRTWPELRAELPDLLDELIVQLEENVTDDGTVYSYLDLYDGECREVDTIIDLDNQEYGFRLIGDYEKWTKLVRGEGDVIDMLMSGEFEIDGDMQKILQYSDAAVDLAEISGDVDSRFIF; from the coding sequence ATGAGTACACAGCAACTCCGACCGATCGAACAGTACTTCCCGACCGAACCGTGGCTGCAGGAGTATCGGGACGCGATCAACGACGACGACGATTACGCCGAGAACTGCGCGGGCTGGGGCGTCGACTTCGACGGCCGGTTCGTCTTCCAGATCGAGGACGTCCCCCTCGAGTCCCACACCGTCGCCGATTTGCCACAGGAGATCGTCGAGGCCACCGACGACCGCCTCTCGGCGCTCTCCGAGGACGAGATCGAAACCGTACTCGAGACGGCGCCGGACGAGATCCGCGAAAGCATCGAGAGCCGCGACGGCTCCCTCGAGGAACGGGTCGCCGAGGAGATTAAGTCGACAACGATGGCGGAAATTCCCGACCGCACGTGGCCGGAACTGCGAGCGGAACTGCCCGACCTCCTCGACGAACTGATCGTCCAACTCGAGGAGAACGTCACCGACGACGGGACGGTTTACTCCTATCTGGACCTCTACGACGGCGAGTGTCGCGAGGTGGATACGATCATCGACCTCGATAATCAGGAGTACGGGTTCCGGCTCATCGGCGACTACGAGAAGTGGACGAAACTCGTCCGCGGCGAGGGCGACGTCATCGACATGCTGATGTCCGGCGAGTTCGAGATCGACGGCGACATGCAGAAGATCCTGCAGTACTCCGACGCGGCGGTCGACCTCGCGGAGATCTCCGGCGACGTCGACTCGCGGTTCATCTTCTGA
- a CDS encoding 2Fe-2S iron-sulfur cluster-binding protein, whose protein sequence is MYEITFHFEDGTETVEVGPDEYVLDAAERAGLELPHSCRNGMCTSCAGELLEGDLDGHEGTALSPAQEDDGYVLLCCSYPRADSEIRVGERVQNDLLGLDAL, encoded by the coding sequence ATGTACGAGATCACGTTCCACTTCGAGGACGGGACGGAGACGGTCGAGGTCGGCCCGGACGAGTACGTCCTCGACGCGGCAGAACGCGCCGGCCTCGAGCTCCCCCACTCCTGTCGGAACGGGATGTGTACCTCCTGTGCCGGCGAGTTGCTCGAGGGCGACCTCGACGGGCACGAGGGGACGGCGCTCTCGCCGGCCCAGGAGGACGACGGCTACGTGCTACTGTGCTGTTCGTATCCGCGTGCGGACAGCGAGATCCGCGTCGGCGAACGCGTTCAGAACGATCTCCTCGGCCTCGACGCCCTGTGA
- a CDS encoding ABC transporter permease subunit, producing the protein MFELSRYDGRHRLKGSVSLSIAMSLLAVMVIWIYPSFSGSFEDVDEEFLQAYPEGVIQVFDIRTMASLEGFLAFELYIFGWTILLGLYLAYLAAGTVASDVERGRMDILLSMPVSRARVVGEKFASLAVPIVVVNVLTPIVIYAAAALVDEPLAVAGVAAIHLLSIPYLFACAGIGLVASVVVDRTGIAQRLALGITFGLFMLESLLSGTDYEAIGAVAPMRYFDPNEVLIDGTYDLVGAGVLVAMTVVLLAASQLWFRRRDI; encoded by the coding sequence ATGTTTGAACTCAGCCGCTACGACGGTCGTCACCGGCTGAAGGGCAGCGTCTCCCTCTCGATCGCCATGTCGCTTCTGGCCGTCATGGTGATCTGGATCTACCCCTCGTTCAGCGGCTCCTTCGAGGACGTCGACGAGGAGTTCCTGCAGGCCTATCCGGAGGGTGTCATTCAGGTGTTCGACATCCGGACGATGGCCTCGCTCGAGGGCTTTCTCGCGTTCGAACTCTACATCTTCGGCTGGACGATTTTGCTCGGGCTCTACCTGGCCTACCTCGCCGCCGGGACGGTCGCTTCTGACGTCGAACGCGGACGGATGGACATCCTGCTGTCGATGCCGGTCTCGCGGGCGCGGGTCGTCGGGGAGAAGTTCGCCTCGCTGGCCGTGCCGATCGTCGTCGTCAACGTCCTGACGCCGATCGTCATCTACGCGGCCGCGGCGCTGGTCGACGAACCGCTCGCGGTCGCGGGCGTCGCGGCGATCCACCTGCTTTCGATCCCCTACCTCTTCGCGTGCGCGGGGATCGGGCTGGTCGCCTCCGTCGTCGTCGATCGCACGGGCATCGCCCAGCGACTCGCGCTCGGGATCACGTTCGGCCTGTTCATGCTCGAGTCGCTGCTCTCCGGCACCGACTACGAGGCGATCGGGGCTGTCGCACCGATGCGGTACTTCGACCCGAACGAGGTACTGATCGACGGCACGTACGACCTCGTCGGCGCGGGCGTGCTGGTCGCGATGACCGTCGTCCTGCTCGCGGCCAGCCAGCTCTGGTTCCGACGCCGCGATATCTGA
- a CDS encoding ribonucleotide-diphosphate reductase subunit beta has protein sequence MSQVTKTPGFQAERIDTQSKWYDLFQKGVELGTWNVEKLFEEVGFEEDREIWNSLDPVEQKQIRYLVSGFLDGEFAVGEDASHHLQRIMGAPCFDDNEEMEMYMTMFTLTEHKHTQFLDVYMHEVMGEQDVFADLNPKRGGARIPIVQATGLGEIFDRQGQLTARAAHSQDPVDIAEALTVYHMIVEGLLARGGFYSINKLSQNAPLPLLNHGFKFISTDEGRHITHGVEVLSELIEKERAGEPEFQGVSQGIENVLYENVGSVADFGYMFTDAVGDPLEIDFDDLLMRVGNLIDGQFNEALDLDIDHRKVVGIVADRHQECLEKDIDEEVREYQEIYQRKRGGAVAADGGR, from the coding sequence GTGTCACAGGTTACCAAGACACCCGGATTTCAGGCGGAACGGATCGATACGCAGAGCAAGTGGTACGACCTCTTCCAGAAGGGGGTCGAACTCGGCACGTGGAACGTCGAGAAGCTGTTCGAGGAGGTCGGCTTCGAGGAGGACCGCGAGATCTGGAACTCGCTCGACCCGGTCGAACAGAAGCAGATTCGGTACCTCGTCTCGGGCTTCCTCGACGGCGAGTTCGCGGTCGGCGAGGACGCCAGTCACCACCTCCAGCGGATCATGGGCGCGCCGTGTTTCGACGACAACGAGGAGATGGAGATGTACATGACGATGTTTACGCTGACCGAGCACAAACACACCCAGTTCCTCGACGTCTACATGCACGAGGTGATGGGCGAACAGGACGTGTTCGCCGATCTGAACCCGAAACGGGGCGGCGCCCGGATCCCCATCGTGCAGGCGACCGGACTCGGCGAAATCTTCGACCGGCAGGGACAGCTCACGGCCAGGGCGGCCCACTCCCAGGACCCCGTCGACATCGCCGAGGCGCTGACGGTGTATCACATGATCGTCGAGGGGCTGCTCGCCCGCGGCGGCTTCTACTCGATCAACAAGCTCTCGCAGAACGCCCCGCTGCCGCTGTTGAACCACGGCTTCAAGTTCATCAGCACCGACGAGGGGCGCCACATCACCCACGGCGTCGAGGTCCTGAGCGAACTGATCGAGAAGGAGCGCGCCGGCGAACCGGAGTTCCAGGGCGTCAGTCAGGGCATCGAGAACGTGCTCTACGAGAACGTCGGATCGGTCGCCGACTTCGGCTACATGTTCACCGACGCCGTCGGCGACCCCCTCGAGATCGACTTCGACGACCTCCTGATGCGGGTCGGCAACCTCATCGACGGCCAGTTCAACGAGGCGCTGGATCTGGACATCGACCACCGCAAGGTCGTCGGCATCGTCGCCGACCGCCACCAGGAGTGTCTCGAGAAGGACATCGACGAGGAGGTGCGGGAGTACCAGGAGATCTACCAGCGCAAACGCGGCGGCGCCGTCGCCGCAGACGGGGGCCGATAA
- a CDS encoding aldehyde dehydrogenase family protein → MQAEYYDRDRYEVGDGVLERHRSAATTALSRDRYGHLIGGEWVDAADGEEGQAIDATTGEPLATVQIGSPADVDRAVEAAREAFEGSWGQLSPRQRAERLEEIADRLEDRKTEIAKVDSLEAGKPNLHALFVDCEVLIEQFRHFAALARSTDEGRVVPTGDEKRVFTRREPYGVVGAISAWNFPAMFVAWKLGPALATGNTVVLKPSERAALSSLEVARICDRVLPPGTVNVVTGFGEDVGAAMTAHDDVDKLSLTGSRGAGVATLESAAQTITPTSLELGGKSPNIVFPDADLELAIEGTLVSIFFNSGQQCTAGSRLYLHEDIRDEFLERLRTAVEGLTVGDPLGPTTDVGPMIDHAHAESVRDYVETAVAEGATPFIGGDDATAAVDDDLAGAPFVRPTVLTDVDDEATVGCEEVFGPVLSVFEWSDREEVLRRANDTSYGLAAGVWTEDLRAAHEFATDLEAGTVWINTYNDLFDPAPHGGYKESGTGRELAEEALEDYSQVKTVKVNLGGVPKMG, encoded by the coding sequence ATGCAGGCGGAGTACTACGACCGGGACCGGTACGAGGTCGGCGACGGCGTCCTCGAGCGCCACCGGTCGGCCGCGACCACGGCCCTCTCGCGGGACCGCTACGGCCACCTGATCGGCGGCGAGTGGGTCGACGCCGCCGACGGCGAGGAGGGGCAGGCGATCGACGCCACCACGGGCGAACCGCTCGCGACGGTTCAGATCGGTTCTCCCGCCGACGTCGACCGGGCCGTCGAGGCTGCCCGGGAGGCCTTCGAGGGAAGCTGGGGCCAGCTCTCGCCCCGACAGCGCGCCGAACGGCTCGAGGAGATTGCCGACCGGCTCGAGGACCGGAAGACCGAGATCGCGAAGGTCGACAGCCTCGAGGCGGGGAAACCCAACCTCCACGCGCTGTTCGTCGACTGCGAGGTGTTGATCGAGCAGTTCCGCCACTTCGCGGCGCTCGCGCGGTCGACCGACGAGGGCCGGGTCGTGCCGACCGGCGACGAGAAACGCGTCTTCACGCGCCGCGAGCCCTACGGCGTCGTCGGGGCCATCTCCGCGTGGAACTTCCCCGCGATGTTCGTCGCGTGGAAGCTCGGCCCGGCGCTGGCGACCGGGAACACCGTCGTCCTCAAGCCGTCCGAGCGGGCCGCGCTCTCGTCGCTCGAGGTCGCGCGGATCTGCGATCGGGTCCTCCCGCCGGGGACGGTCAACGTCGTCACGGGCTTCGGCGAGGACGTGGGCGCGGCGATGACCGCCCACGACGACGTCGACAAACTGAGCCTGACCGGGTCGCGCGGGGCGGGCGTCGCCACCCTCGAGAGCGCGGCCCAGACGATCACGCCAACCTCGCTCGAACTGGGCGGCAAGAGCCCGAACATCGTCTTCCCCGACGCCGACCTCGAGCTGGCGATCGAGGGAACGCTCGTGAGCATCTTCTTCAACTCCGGCCAGCAGTGCACCGCCGGCTCCCGGCTGTACCTCCACGAGGATATCCGGGACGAGTTCCTCGAGCGCCTGCGGACCGCGGTCGAGGGGCTCACCGTCGGCGATCCGCTCGGGCCGACGACGGACGTTGGGCCGATGATCGACCACGCCCACGCGGAGTCGGTCCGCGACTACGTCGAGACCGCCGTCGCGGAGGGCGCCACCCCGTTCATCGGCGGCGACGACGCGACCGCAGCGGTCGACGACGACCTCGCGGGGGCGCCGTTCGTGCGGCCGACGGTGCTGACCGACGTGGACGACGAGGCGACCGTCGGCTGCGAGGAGGTGTTCGGTCCCGTGCTCTCGGTCTTCGAATGGAGCGACCGCGAGGAGGTCCTCCGGCGAGCCAACGACACGAGCTACGGACTCGCGGCGGGCGTCTGGACCGAGGACCTCCGCGCGGCCCACGAGTTCGCGACCGACCTCGAGGCCGGGACGGTCTGGATCAACACCTACAACGACCTGTTCGATCCGGCCCCCCACGGCGGCTACAAGGAGAGCGGCACGGGCCGGGAACTCGCGGAGGAGGCGCTCGAGGATTATTCGCAGGTGAAGACGGTCAAAGTCAACCTCGGCGGCGTCCCGAAGATGGGGTGA
- a CDS encoding zinc-dependent alcohol dehydrogenase family protein: MKAVVFQGAEEPLEVQEVDRPDCQEHGVVVETEACGICRSDWHAWQGDWDWIGLMPTEGLVFGHEPVGRVVEVGSGVERFSEGDLVTNPFNLSDGTCPYCRAGRANICEKSVPMGFVPFQQGAFAEEYPVRNAEQNLVTVPESVDPAEVAGLGCRFATAFHGIVHRVDVTAGDWVAVHGCGGVGLSAVHVASALGANVIAVDVIPDKLELARELGAVETVDPESVQDVSQAVKGFTEMSRGVDVSVDALGIAETVRNSVDSLAPGGQHLQIGMTTSEEGGEVSIPVDTMVTEEREFYGSYGMPPHEYDEIFKMMDGGKIDPGKIVTETCSLEDVPDVMDRLGEYDTMGIPVCTEF, translated from the coding sequence ATGAAAGCCGTCGTCTTTCAGGGCGCGGAGGAACCGCTCGAGGTACAGGAAGTAGACCGACCCGACTGTCAGGAGCACGGCGTCGTCGTCGAGACGGAAGCCTGTGGCATCTGTCGCAGCGACTGGCACGCCTGGCAGGGCGACTGGGACTGGATCGGCCTGATGCCCACGGAGGGGCTGGTCTTCGGCCACGAACCCGTCGGCCGCGTCGTCGAGGTCGGGAGCGGCGTCGAGCGCTTCAGCGAGGGCGACCTCGTGACGAACCCGTTCAACCTGAGCGACGGCACCTGTCCGTACTGCCGGGCGGGGCGGGCCAACATCTGCGAGAAGTCGGTCCCGATGGGGTTCGTCCCGTTCCAGCAGGGCGCGTTCGCGGAGGAGTACCCCGTCCGGAACGCCGAGCAGAACCTCGTGACCGTCCCCGAGTCGGTCGATCCGGCCGAAGTCGCCGGACTGGGTTGTCGGTTCGCGACCGCGTTCCACGGGATCGTCCACCGCGTCGACGTCACGGCCGGCGACTGGGTCGCGGTCCACGGCTGCGGCGGCGTCGGGCTCTCCGCGGTCCACGTCGCCAGCGCCCTCGGCGCGAACGTGATCGCCGTCGACGTGATCCCCGACAAACTCGAACTGGCTCGCGAACTGGGCGCCGTCGAGACCGTCGATCCCGAGAGCGTCCAGGACGTGTCCCAGGCCGTCAAGGGCTTCACCGAGATGAGCCGCGGCGTCGACGTCTCGGTCGACGCGCTCGGCATCGCGGAGACGGTCCGCAACTCGGTCGACTCGCTCGCCCCGGGCGGCCAGCACCTCCAGATCGGGATGACGACGTCCGAGGAGGGCGGCGAAGTCTCGATCCCGGTCGACACGATGGTCACCGAGGAGCGCGAGTTCTACGGCTCCTACGGCATGCCGCCCCACGAGTACGACGAGATCTTCAAGATGATGGACGGCGGGAAGATCGATCCCGGGAAGATCGTCACGGAGACCTGCTCGCTCGAGGACGTTCCCGACGTGATGGACCGACTCGGCGAGTACGACACGATGGGCATTCCGGTCTGTACCGAGTTCTGA
- a CDS encoding DUF7095 family protein, with translation MSGFSRRNAVDRLEALVETVETERMPVPVREVWAFGDVALGVDPVERLDVYLTKDVLMRDDSDGDDESAAALENEYGVAGIGKSVRADWAADHPEYLRANASGHAAPEKCLAAHLLGEDEPIHLEVCNSPFEDNVSQRLRGAKLREDYTRLLDPRGVCLWADGTRSDEALRKLRESELALPTLSSALEMLGLEETEAREAARELHAWRDEQDGVTVRGDVV, from the coding sequence ATGAGTGGATTTTCCCGTCGCAACGCGGTCGACCGGCTCGAGGCCCTCGTCGAGACCGTCGAGACCGAGCGCATGCCCGTCCCGGTCCGGGAGGTCTGGGCCTTCGGCGACGTCGCGCTCGGCGTCGATCCGGTCGAGCGCCTCGACGTCTACCTGACCAAGGACGTCCTGATGCGAGACGACAGCGACGGGGACGACGAAAGCGCGGCCGCGCTCGAGAACGAGTACGGGGTCGCGGGCATCGGCAAGTCAGTCCGGGCCGACTGGGCCGCCGACCACCCCGAGTACCTGCGAGCTAACGCCAGCGGCCACGCCGCTCCGGAGAAGTGCCTGGCCGCCCACCTGCTGGGCGAGGACGAACCGATCCACCTCGAGGTCTGTAACTCGCCGTTCGAGGACAACGTCTCCCAGCGCCTGCGCGGGGCGAAACTGCGCGAGGACTACACGCGACTGCTCGACCCCCGCGGCGTCTGCCTGTGGGCCGACGGCACCCGCAGCGACGAGGCCCTCCGCAAACTCCGGGAGAGCGAACTGGCGCTGCCGACGCTCTCGAGCGCCCTCGAGATGCTCGGCCTCGAGGAAACGGAGGCCCGGGAGGCGGCGCGAGAGCTCCACGCCTGGCGCGACGAGCAGGACGGCGTGACGGTGCGCGGCGACGTGGTCTGA
- a CDS encoding PRC-barrel domain-containing protein, which yields MTEILTRRLVGKSIVGTDGTVFGTLSTITMDPESGALCDLVVEPRGDGRSKRNKPLDDEGRMHIPFGRIETVRDQIVVQVGN from the coding sequence ATGACCGAGATACTGACGCGGCGACTCGTCGGAAAGTCGATCGTCGGGACCGACGGCACCGTCTTCGGCACGCTGTCCACCATCACCATGGACCCCGAATCCGGTGCGCTCTGCGACCTCGTCGTCGAACCTCGCGGGGACGGTCGTTCGAAGCGCAACAAGCCACTCGACGACGAGGGCCGAATGCACATTCCCTTCGGTCGAATCGAGACGGTGCGGGATCAGATCGTCGTCCAGGTCGGCAACTAG
- a CDS encoding response regulator has product MSTTILLVDPNPDDADRIRGEFEDTGPSNTVHVVHTGDDALDFIHQRDQYEDAPAPDIVLLNPHLPQMDGYELLNELKNEPVFKLIPVLILSDSEVADEIINSYSLHANAYLRKPDDPDELEELVEAIETFWLTIARLPPVE; this is encoded by the coding sequence ATGTCTACTACTATTCTGTTAGTTGACCCGAACCCCGACGATGCGGACCGCATCAGGGGCGAATTCGAGGACACGGGACCGTCGAACACGGTCCACGTCGTCCACACGGGAGACGACGCGCTCGATTTCATTCACCAACGCGACCAGTACGAGGACGCTCCCGCCCCGGATATCGTCCTCCTCAACCCGCACTTGCCCCAGATGGACGGCTACGAACTGCTGAACGAACTCAAAAACGAACCGGTCTTCAAACTGATCCCGGTCCTCATCCTCTCCGACTCCGAGGTCGCGGACGAGATCATCAACTCCTACAGCCTCCACGCGAACGCGTACCTCCGGAAACCGGACGACCCGGACGAACTCGAGGAACTCGTCGAGGCCATCGAAACGTTCTGGTTGACGATCGCTCGACTCCCGCCCGTCGAGTGA
- a CDS encoding alpha/beta fold hydrolase — translation MRHRIFNEDGDEELVFVMGWGNRWTHENVSWLVGQLTDAGYRVHAFELPTNIDDFKADWLEPVAEYVRDMDGYQLLGHSAGALIAQALDGADNHVYLSPWWGYGESFPDPVLEAVSKLPTTFPCLPVGDIDREALGEKATDHQIATTPRWISPAFVRETRRAQEDLLTIDHDAVVFCSLRDPVVSLRPIGERVPAEHVVLYDGGHELFSSASRERHVDTLLAALEEGAEAVEEDDESEEEADPVPA, via the coding sequence ATGCGACACCGGATCTTCAACGAGGACGGCGACGAGGAACTCGTTTTCGTCATGGGCTGGGGGAACCGCTGGACTCACGAGAACGTCAGTTGGCTCGTCGGGCAGTTGACCGACGCCGGCTACCGGGTCCACGCGTTCGAACTCCCCACCAACATCGACGACTTCAAAGCCGACTGGCTCGAGCCGGTCGCCGAGTACGTCCGCGACATGGACGGCTACCAGTTGCTGGGCCACAGCGCGGGCGCGCTGATCGCCCAGGCCCTCGACGGCGCGGACAACCACGTCTACCTGAGTCCGTGGTGGGGCTACGGCGAATCGTTCCCCGATCCGGTGCTCGAGGCGGTCTCGAAGCTCCCGACGACGTTCCCGTGTCTCCCCGTCGGGGACATCGACCGTGAGGCCTTGGGCGAGAAGGCCACCGACCACCAGATCGCGACGACGCCGCGGTGGATCTCGCCGGCGTTCGTCCGCGAGACGCGCCGCGCCCAGGAGGATCTGCTGACGATCGATCACGACGCGGTCGTCTTCTGCTCGCTGCGCGATCCGGTCGTCAGCCTCCGGCCGATCGGCGAGCGCGTCCCCGCCGAACACGTCGTCCTCTACGATGGCGGCCACGAACTGTTCTCCTCCGCTAGCCGCGAGCGCCACGTCGACACGCTGCTGGCGGCCCTCGAGGAGGGTGCCGAAGCCGTCGAAGAAGACGACGAGTCCGAAGAAGAGGCGGATCCGGTCCCGGCCTGA